Below is a genomic region from Escherichia ruysiae.
GATTCACCAGACTTAAGGAAATTAGGTGATTTAAAGTTTAAAAGAAGATATTTTCGATTAATTATATCGCTAAAAGGGCGTGCAACATGTAATTCGGTTGTTCCAACACCAATGCCGTTTTTTAAGCAAGAAAAAATAGCTGCTTTACTATTTTCAAAGCAAGGTGTTATTTTTGCAATAGCGATATCACCATTAGCAAAGTGTGTATAACCTTTTTTAACATCTTTCCATTTTTTTATTTCAAATTCATGCGTGCCATCAAATTTAGTAGATATGAGTGGCATTGGAATAAATGATATTTCTTGCTCATCATCACTGACATCAATTTTAGGATTTATTTCCGCAATTCTAGTTAGCGTTGTCCACTCCCATCCCTCCGGCAATTCAAACGGCTTCTCTTCCTCGCTAATTTCTGGCAGTGGTTTTTGCTTTTTAATTTTGCCCTGTTTCACCAGCTCGGCCTTTTCCGCCGCAATACGCTTCAACAGCTCCGACGCCGGTTCGTCATTCGGATCTTGCGGCACTAGTTTACCGCGCACAGCCAGTTCCAGAATTAGCTCACGCAATTTCTTAATGCCATACAAATCAATTTTACCGGAACTGCCGCGCCCGGCGGTGGAACGGGTTTGCAACGCCGAGGTCCAGGTTTCCATATGATCAACGATCAGCTTTTCCACACTCATCAGTGAACCTCCTTGCCAGACAGCGCAGCGCCAAGAATATCGCGAAGTTGATTACGCAGCGTCTGGATCTCCGCCTGCTGTTTTGCATACTGCACTAACAGTTCATCCGGATCATGGCTGACGGTTTCCGCCTGATGTGGGTTTTTAATATCCAGATTGAAGTTACGCGCAATGACATCATCAATGCTGACTTTCCAAGCCTGCTCATTCTCGACGCGGCTGGCAAAACCATCAGCCTCGTTGCCCCACCAGTCGATCTCCGCCTGAAACTCTTCAAACTTCATCGGCTTGGTTTTGCTGTAGTTTTTCACGCCCGCCGGATACGGATGTTCATAGAACCAAATCTCTTTGGTTGGTTGACCTTTGGTAAAGAACAACAGGTTGGTTTTAATGCCGGTATAGGGATTAAACACACCATTCGGTAAACGCACGATGGTATGCAGGTTGCACTCTTCGGTAAGTAGCTTTTTGATTTTGGTTTTAACGCCTTCGCCAAATAGCGTGCCATCCGGCAATACCACCGCCGCACGACCGTTTTTCGCCAGTACTTCCACAATCAGTTGCAGGAACAGATCCGCCGTTTCGCGGGTTTGCATCTCTGCCGGAAAGTTCTTCTCAATACCGTCTTCTTCCGTGCCACCAAACGGCGGGTTGGTAACAATGACATCCAGTTGCTCATCCCAGGAGGAAAGCGGTTTGTTCAGGGTGTTGTCGTGACGAATTTGTACCGGTACTTCAATGCCGTGCAGCAGCATATTGGTGGTCGCCAGCAGGTGCGGAAGCTGTTTTTTCTCAACACCGTGGATCTGTTGTTGCAGCGTCTGATGATCGGCGACGCTCTTCACGTATTTGTTCTTTACATGATCGAACGCGCAGGCAAGAAAACCACCCGTACCGCAGGCCGGGTCCATAATGGATTCGCCGAGTTTCGGATCAATGCGATCCACCATAAAGCGAGTGACGGCGCGTGGAGTATAGAATTCGCCAGCATTGCCCGCAGATTGCAGATCTTTAAGGATCTGTTCGTAAATATCACCAAACAGATGGCGTTCGCTGGCGCTGGTAAAGTCAATTTCGTTCAGCTTGTTGATCACCTGACGCAGTAGCGTACCGTTTTTCATATAGTTATAGGCATCGCTGAACGCCTGCTTCACCACGTAGCCGCGTGGGTTTTTATCGATAGGCGCAGTGAGGTTTTTCAACGCCGGGAACAGATCATCATTAACGAATTCCAGCAGAGAATCACCGGTAATGCCCTGCGCGTTTGCGGCCCAACTGCGCCACAAATAACGCTGGGGGATCGGATATTGATAGTTATCCTGCTCCAGTTCCAGCGCCTCTTCCTGGGCATCGAAGATTTTCAAAAACAGCAGCCAGGAGAGCTGACCGAGACGCTGCGCATCGCCGTCCACACCGGCATCTTTGCGCATAATATCTTGTAATGATTTGATTACTGAACTGATAGACATGTTGTATTCCATGAAAAACAAGGCCTTCTGCAACATGATGGTTGCAGAAGGCACAAAAGAGAGTTGTTAAGCAGAGCGGGGCGGTAATTGGTAGATTTCGTTTTCCAGCTCGCTGAGCGCCTGATTATACCCGTTACGGTCGCCAAATCCGGTTTTAATAATCTCCGGTAAGGTGCCCATGCTGTCGAATGGTTTAAGTTTCAGCACCTGAATACTTTCGATCTCCTGTACGCCCGCATCGGCGTATTTATCCAGCAGATTATCGAGCACGGCTTGCGCTGCTTCAGAGTATTTTGTGAAGTAGTTCCGCTTGCGCACGTTCTCGGCGCGCTCTTTGCGGGTTAACGGCGGCTGACCATACACTACGTGGCAAAGCATGTCGAACGGGTCGAGATCTTTACCGACTTCTTCTGCCAGTACTTCCCAGATGATCCCCTGTTGCTCCAGCTCGTGAATGATCGCTTCTTTGCGATCGGCGTCCTGCCACTTGCGGGTAAAGTCATCCAGCGAGGCATATTCTTTAAGCAGTGTTTTGCGGGTGTAATCTTTAAAAGATTCGGTAACCAGTTTACCGTCGGCATCGTAATACTGAACACGCTGCGCAATAACACCCACCGCTACACCGTTGACGTGAAACTTGCGGATTTTCTTCTCGTCTTCTTCCGGAAGTGGGCCGACATCATCGGTATCGGTAACCTGGTATGGCGGCGCAGGCGGTTCATCAACGCCTGTCACCTGTTCTTCGTCATGTTCGCTGATTTCTTCGAGTTTCTCTTCAAAATCAGATTCTGGATCGGCGATATCCTCTGGTGTGGTATCCATGACTTTTTCGGGAATGCCATCGAAACGCTCATCGGCAAACAGTTCGGTGGCTTTTTTAAAGTCGAGGATGGTAAACCAGAGTTTGCCGTAACGTTCGTCGATGCGTGTACCACGACCGATAATCTGCTTGAATTTGGTCATCGACTGGATGTTCTGATCCAGTACTACCAGTTTGCAGGTTTTAGCATCCACACCGGTGGTCATCAGCTCTGAAGTGGTCGCGATAACCGGGTACGGTTTTTTCGGGTTGATGAAGTTATCCAACTGAGCTTTGCCAATTTCATCATCACCGGTGATTTTCATGACGTATTTGTCGTTCTTTTTCACCTGCTCCGGGTTGAGATTAACCAGGGCGCGGCGCATACGTTCTGCATGATCGATGTCGTTACAGAAGACGATGGTTTTATCCATCGGGTTGGTGCGCTTGAGGTAGTCGGTAATGGTTCTGGCAACCAGTTCTGTGCGTTCGTCGATTACCATCGTGCGATCGAAATCTTTCTGGTTATAGATACGATCGTCGATCACTTCGCCGTTTAAGTCAGTTTGCCCTTTGGTTGGGCGCCAGCCTTGCAGATCAACATCAATATCAACACGGACAACTTTATACGGGGCGAGGAAGCCGTCTTCGATCCCTTCTTTTAGCGAGTAGACGTAAACCGGATCGCCGAAGTAATCCGTGCTGGAGACTTCATGCGTCTCTTTTGGCGTGGCGGTTAAGCCAATTTGGGTGGCTGAACTGAAATAATCAAGGATCTCTCGCCAGGCGCTATCTTCGGATGCGCTGCCGCGATGGCATTCGTCGATCACGATCAGATCGAAGAAATCTGGTGCGACTTGTTTAAACGCTTTTTGGTTTTCCTCCGGGCCAGTTATAGCCTGATAGAGCGCGAGGTGTATTTCATAAGCGGGATCAATGGTGCGTCCGCTGACTTTGGTCATTGCCGTACCAAATGGCTGGAAATCATTATTTTTGGTTTGGTCGACCAGAATGTTGCGATCGGCAAGGAACAGAATGCGTTTTTTATTTTTTGATTTCCACAGGCGCCAGATGATCTGGAATGCGGTATAGGTTTTCCCTGTTCCGGTCGCCATTACCAGCAGAATGCGGTTTTGCCCGTTGGAGACGGCTTCTATGGTTTTGTTGATTGCCTGAAGCTGATAATAACGTGGCGATTTACCGCTGCCATCGTCGTAATAGTCCTGAGTAATCACCGGAAGCTGAGCTTGTGTGTATCCTTTCCAGAGGCAGAATTTTTGCCAGAGTTCAGCGGGGGAGGGGAAGTCATCCAGCGTTATTTGCTTTTCAAGGCATTCACCTTCGGCTGCGGTAGCATCGCGGAAGATAAAGCCATCACCGTTGGTGGCAAAAACAAAAGGAACGTCCAGCAGGCGCGCGTATTCAATGCCCTGTTGCATCCCTTTGCCAATTTCATGTTTGTTGGCTTTTGCTTCAATCACGGCTAAGGGAATGCCTGGTTTGTGATACAGCACGATGTCAGCAGATTTTACCGTTCTGCGTGCCGCAACTTTACCACGTACGATGACTTTACCGTCCCGGAGTTTGACCTCCTGTCTGATTTGCGTTGTGTTGTCCCAGCCTGCATTAAGAATGGCTGGCATAACGCATTTGGTAATGATGTCTGCTTCCGTCAGGTTACTTAGGTTCAGTTCCGCCATGGGGTGTTCTCGCTTTTATCAGGACGATTCTGATTGTACATAAAATCAATAGACTGGCTATGACTTAGGGCGGTGTTTCAACGTGAAGTACGTAACAGAGATCTCTGTTATACCTTGCTTGAATTAATCTGGGTATATCAGAGCCAGATAAACAGAAGTTACAGGAACCGTATCATCTCTAACAAAATATATAAAAATCTTATAGTTGCGTTTCTTTCGAGCAGGAAAGATAATGTTATTGTTGATTGTTTAATTGAGTATACAAAATGGAAGCTAAAGAATGTAAGGTGCATGATATCCTTACTGAAAACAAAAAGTTTATTATTCCTTCTTATCAGCGTCCTTACAGTTGGACGGTAGATAATGCAGAGCAACTCATTGATGACATTTATAAAAGCTCTCAATCAGAAGAGAATGAATATTTTATTGGGAGTATGATTTGTATCAATAAAGGGAAAAATCAGTATGAAGTTGTAGATGGGCAACAACGTCTTACAACGTTAAGCATTATTGTCTCTGAGCTAAAAAAAATCATCCCGATTCAGGGGGTAAAAGATGATTTGCAAAAAAGAGTTCTGCCTATTGATGTTTATTCTGATGAAACAGATGAACCAAGACTAATTGTAAGAAAAAAAGAGTATGACCTTTATAAATATTACATACTGCAGGATTCGAAAGATTATAAACCTGAAAAACCATCGGATACTGAGTTAGTATTCATTAGCAACGCTGAAACAATTAGAGATTATTTGTTGCGATTATCTGTTGATGAGTTGAAGTTGCTTGCTAAATATATTTTGCAAAATGTATATATCGTATTTGTGCAAACAGATGATTTCGCATCATCATTTAGACTCTTTAATGTATTAAATAGTCGTGGTTTACCTTTAAGTAATGCAGACCTTTTAAAAAATGCATTGTTTGAATCAGCTTCTACGCATAATAAAAAATCAGAGCAAATAGAATCAGCATGGTCGCAAATTGAAGATATGGTTGGAGTGAGACGGCTTGATAAATTTCTTACTCTTCATAAGCTTTCCGAGAAAAAAGATCGTGACAGGGTGTTACAAAAAAGTTTTGAAGCTTTTATTGAAAATCTCCAACAGCAATTTGATGGAGATGCTATTGCTATGTCACTGATGTTGGTTAATTCTGCAAAAAATTATACTAAGATATTAGAGAATGATTTTGAACATCCTTCAATACGACGAAAAATTGCATCGCTAAGTAATTTAGGGGTAGATGAGTGGATTCCTCCGGTTATGGCATTCATGAATCGGATGGCTCGTACAGAAGATTTTAATTTGGATGATTTTTCGCAATTTATTACAGCCTTTGAGAAGGTGTATATGCATGGGTGATTAAAAAAACAAATTAAAAGCCAAAGAGAAATGGTTTGTTATTCAGCTCTGGTCGCAATAAATGATGATATGCCTTTTGATTCTGTGATAAATCAGATAAACCAACATGCAGATAATTCAGGTTTTATAGCTGCTCTGGATGAAGATTTATATGAGCCTCGTCCGAATCAAGTGAACTTAATAAAAGCAATTTTGCTTCGCTTAGATATGGAGCAACAAGATGAGAGTGTGATTAAAACCTATACAGGGCGAATCATAATTGAGCATATTCTTCCTCAAGCATTAGTTAATGAATACTGGATTAATAGATTCCAACCTCAAGAGCATGTCTACTGGTTGCATAAAATAGGTAATTTGACACTCATAAGTGGCTCCAAAAATTCTGAAGCACAACACTATGATTTTATCAAAAAGAAATCTATTTATGAGAAACTTAATAGTAAAAGCTCTTTTGATTTAACAAAAGATGTTTGTAATTCTTCAGAATGGGGATTGGCTGAACTGAAAATGAGACATGAAAAAATGAAAACGCAATTGAAGAAGCTTTGGTTGGTCTGACATATCTAAAGAGTTCCACACGTAATAATGTTGCGGTGGAACTCTCGAAAAGTTGATCTTTCTCGAACTTACTTCCTCAACCCCGCAAACGCCGCCCTTATCTCTTCCTCTGGCAGCTGAATCCCGATAAACACCATCGTGCTATGCGGTTTTTCATCGCCCCACGGGCGATCCCAGTCGGCGCTGTAGAGGCGCTGGACGCCCTGGAACAGCAGGCGGTTAGGTTCGCCGTCAATCCACAGCATCCCTTTGTAACGCAGCAGTTTATCCGCCGATTCCAGCAGTAGGTTTTCCATCACCCGTGAAACTTCGCTGATATCTACCGGGTAATCCAGTTCCACCACAATCGACGAAATATCGTTTTGTTTATCAGCGATAAAGTGGAAACGTGGTTTGGTGCTGACGACGTTCTCTTCCAGCATAAAACCGTTGGTGTTGAACAGCAGGCCCAGGTCGATGTCGCCGTGGGTGACGGTGTAGACCGGTGCACGGGCGTTGATGCGCGCCAGGCGTTCACGCAGTTTCTCTGCTTCGCCTGCGACGTCGGTTTTAGTCAGCAGAATACGGTCGGCGTAGCCAACCTGGGACTGGGCGATGGTGAACTGGTTCATCTGCTCATCGGCATGTACCGCATCCACCAGCGCAATCACGCCGTCCAGCAGGTAGCGCTGGCATAAAATCTCATGGGAGAAAAAGGTCTGAATAATCGGGCCGGGATCGGCCATGCCGGTGCATTCAATCACCAGACGGTCGAACTGAATATTGCCCTTGTCGAGATTATCCAGCAGGTCGAGTAGCGCGTCTTCCAGCTCGTTGGAGCGCGAACAGCAGATGCAGCCGTTGGTCAGCGTTTTGATCTGCGTGGCGCGGTCGCCAATTAATTGATCGTCAACGGAGACTTCGCCGAATTCGTTTTCAATCACGGCAATCTTGTAGCCGTGTTGTTCGTTAAGAATATGGCGCAGCAGGGTGGTTTTGCCCGCGCCTAAAAAACCGGTGAGTAGGGTAACTGCAATCGGGTTCATGCTCTCTCCATTAACAACAGCGCATACCGCCTTTACCATCGCCGCCGTAGCGCGCGTTCTGGCGTTCGCGGAAGAATTCTTCATAGCTCATGTACGGCTTGTCGGGATGGTTGGTCTTCATATGCTCGACGTAGTTGTCGTAGTCTGGAATGCCAATCAACATCTTCGCCGCCTGGCCGAGATATTTTTTTGCCTGTCCTAAGTTACCAAACATAGTTCACTCTGATAAGAACAAAGCCCCGCCGAAGCGGGGCTGAGATTGCTGACAAACTCGCTTACAGGTCAATACGGTCACTGTTTGCTCCCTTTCCCTGGAAGGCGAGAGGGCCAGGGTAGAGTATTTATATACACCGACGCTGGCCTGTTCCCCTCACCCTAACCCTCTCCCCGAAGGGGCGAGGGGACAATCCGTGCGCTTGCCTGGCTTTGTCATCAGTCTGAGCCCCGCCGAAGCGGGGCTAAACACGGTTAGTGGTGCGAAGAGATCTTCACGCCGCCTTCCGGGATTGGAACGTACGGCGTTTCTTTGTCAGTACGTTTGTCGCTGTTACGCACCTTCAGCCAGGTTTTGAAACCGTAGAAGATGATGCTGTACACCACAATCAGGAACAGAATACTCAGACCCGCGTTGGTGTAGTTGTTCACAACGATGTGGTTCATGTTGGCAATCTGCTGCGCCGTCAGGTCAGTACCGTTAGCAATCTTCTCTTTGTACTGGCTTGCCATGTAGAAGAAGCCTTCCATCTGCGGGTTGGTGCTGAACAGTTTCAGGCCCAGCGCCCAGGTGGTGCAGATAAGCAGCCATACCGCCGGAACAACAGTTACCCAGATGTATTGGGTGCGCTTCATCTTAATCAGCACAACGGTGCCCAGTACCAGCGCCACGGCTGCCAGCATCTGGTTGGAGATACCGAACAGCGGCCACAGGCTCTTAACGCCGCCCAGCGGATCGACCACGCCCTGATACAGCAGGTAGCCCCACAGACCCACACAGCCCGCTGTACCGATGATACCGGCAACCAGAGAGTCGGTTTTTTTCAGGAACGGGATGAAGTTACCCAGTAGGTCTTGCAGCATAAAGCGGCCAGAACGCGTACCGGCATCCAGTGCGGTCAGGATGAACAGTGCTTCGAACAGAATACCGAAGTGATACCAGAAGCCCATGTCAGCCATCGGCAGCACTTTGTGGAACACGTGAGCGATACCTACCGCCAGCGTCGGCGCACCACCTGCACGGTTCAGGACAGAAGGTTCACCAATGTCTTTCGCGGTTTGCAGGATCTGCTCTGGCGAAATCACGAAGCCCCAGGAGCTGACGGTTGCTGCCGCGTGTGCGGTAACGTCTTTCAGCTGCGCCATGATGATCGGCGCGTTCTCGCCACCCATTTCATGCAGGTTAGGCATGGTGATGCCGAGACCCGCAGGCGGGGTATTCATCGCGAAGTAAAGACCCGGTTCGATGATGGACGCAGCAACCAGCGCCATAATCGCCACGAAGGACTCCATCAGCATTGCGCCGTAGCCAATGAAACGCGCGTCGGTTTCGTTAGCCAGCAGTTTCGGCGTCGTACCGGAAGAGATCAGTGCGTGGAAGCCAGATACCGCACCACAGGCGATGGTGATGAACAGGAACGGGAACAGAGCGCCTTTCCACAGCGGGCCAGTACCGTCAATGTACTGGGTCATCGCAGGCATTTTCAGTTCCGGGTTCAGTACCACGATACCCAGCGCCAGGCCGACGATAACGCCAATTTTCAGAAAGGTTGCCAGATAGTCGCGCGGTGCAAGGATCAGCCACACTGGCAGCAGTGCAGAAACAAACGCATAGCCAATCAGCGCGAAGGTAATGGTGGTGTCTTTAAAGGTCAGTGCCGGACCCCAGTACGGATCGTGAGCAATCACGCCACCGAAGTAGATAGAGGCAACCAGCAGCACGATACCAATGACAGAGACTTCACCCACACGCCCCGGACGGATAAAGCGCATGTAGATACCCATAAACAGCGCAATCGGCACGGTTGAGCAAACGGTGAAGACACCCCATGGACTTTCGGCCAGGGCTTTAACCACAATCAGCGCCAGGACGGCGAGGATGATGATCATAATTAAGAAACAGCCAAACAGCGCGATAGTTCCCGGTACTGGCCCCATCTCTTCTTTGATCATCTCACCGAGAGATGCGCCGTTACGGCGAGAAGAGATAAACAGCACCATAAAGTCCTGCACTGCACCGGCCAGCACCACCCCCGCCAGCAGCCACAGCGTACCTGGCAGGTAGCCCATCTGCGCGGCGAGAACCGGACCAACCAGCGGACCGGCACCGGCGATAGCGGCGAAGTGGTGACCAAACAACACGTAACGGTTGGTCGGAACGTAGTTCAGACCGTCGTTGTTAATAACCGCAGGCGTCGCGCGCGTGGGGTCGAGTTTCATCACTTTCTGGGCGATGTATAGGCTGTAGTAGCGATAAGCCACCAGATACACCGACACAGAGGCGACCACGATCCACAGGGCGCTGACGTGCTCCCCCCGACGTAATGCAACTACCGCGAGGCAGAATGCACCGATGATTCCAAGAATCACCCAGGGTATGTGCTTGAATATCTTTTTAGTATCCATAGTAAAACCTGGCATGTATTGATTAATAGTTGGCCGAAGCCGTTCTAGGTTTGCGTTGCGTTTGAGGAGGTAAATTGACCGCTATCCTGCAGTGATGTTGCCAGAGTTACGCGCGCGTAAAGTAAGGTAAATAACTGAGTGGTTAAATTAGGGACGTAAGCGGTCAGTTTTGCGGTTGAGCGGTATTGAGCAAGGTTTATGAAAGCTATTTATGTGATATTGATCACAACCGAAGCGATTTTTAGCCCTCAGTTGTGTTACTCATATAAAAATTATATTCATGCTATATATATTAAAACCCCATTTCCTCACTGATAATATTATTTTGGCCAATAATATTAATCTATTGGCAAATATCCTCACGTTCAAAATAGATACAGCTAATGTGAAAAATAAGAAAGAAAAATATATCAATACGCGGTTATTGTATTTTTGAACAAAAATAAAAAAGTGAGGTAAATTTAATCAATTTCAGGTCACTACCTATAAAGTTTTCTCATTCCAGGCCGAAAATTCTGCTATCGGTCAACAGGAAAAGAGAAACCATGTTAAAACGTATCAGGATCGTGACCAGCTTACTGCTGGTTTTGGCCGTTTTCGGCCTTTTGCAACTGACATCAGGCAGCCTGTTCTTTAACGCTTTAAAAAAGGACAAAGAAAATCTCTCCGTCTTACAAACCATTCGCCAGCAGCAATCTACGCTAAATGGCAGTTGGGTTGCGTTGTTGCAGACGCGTAACACCCTCAACCGTGCGGGTATCCGCTACATGATGGATCAGAACAATATTGGCAGCGGTTCAACCGTCGCCGAGCTGATGCAGAGTGCCACTATTTCGTTGAAACACGCGGAAAAAGACTGGGCAGATTACGAAGCACTACCGCGTAACTTGCATCAGAGCACAGCGGCTGCTACGGAGATCAAACGTAATTACGATATCTATCACAATGCACTGGCGGAGCTGATCCAGTTGTTAGGGGCGGGCAAAATCAACGAGTTTTTTGACCAACCTACTCAGGGATATCAGGACGGTTTCGAGAAGCAGTATATGGCGTACATGCAGCAAAACGATCGTCTCTATGACATCGCCGTCGCTGATAATAATGCTGCCTTTAACCAGGCAATGTGGGTGCTGGCGGGTGTGCTGATCGTCGTACTGGCGGTCATCTTCGTCGTTTGGTTTGGTATTAAAACATCGCTGGTAGCGCCGATGAATCGCCTGATCGACAACATTCGTCATATTGCTGGCGGCGATCTGGTGAAACCGATCGAGGTAGACGGCTCCAATGAAGTGGGGCAACTGGCAGAGAGTTTGCGCCATATGCAAAGTGAACTGGTACGTACCGTGGGTGATGTGCGTAATGGTGCAAATGCCATCTATAGCGGAGCCAGCGAAATCGCTACCGGTAATAACGATCTCTCTTCACGCACCGAGCAGCAAGCCGCTTCGTTAGAAGAGACGGCAGCCAGCATGGAGCAATTGACTGCGACAGTGAAACAGAATGCCGAGAACGCGCGACAGGCAAGCCATCTGGCGTTAAGTGCTTCCGAAACGGCACAACGTGGCGGTAATGTGGTCGATAGCGTGGTACAAACTATGCGCGATATCTCTACCAGTTCGCAGAAAATCGCCGATATTATCAGCGTTATCGACGGTATTGCTTTCCAGACTAATATTCTGGCCTTGAATGCGGCGGTCGAAGCAGCGCGTGCGGGTGAACAAGGGCGTGGTTTTGCGGTGGTCGCGGGAGAAGTGCGTAATCTGGCTCAGCGTAGCGCCCAGGCGGCGCGTGAAATTAAAAGTCTGATTGAAGATTCGGTTGGCAAAGTGGATGTCGGATCGACACTCGTCGAAAGCGCCGGGGAAACTATGGCGGAGATTGTCAGCGCCGTGACCCGCGTGACCGATATCATGGGCGAAATTGCCTCCGCTTCTGATGAGCAGAGTCGCGGTATCGATCAGGTTGGTTTAGCGGTTGTTGAGATGGACCGGGTAACGCAACAGAACGCTGCGCTGGTGGAAGAGTCAGCCGCTGCTGCTGCCGCGCTGGAAGAGCAGGCCAGCCGCCTGACTGAAGCTGTGGCTGTATTTCGTATTCAGCAAGAGCAACAGCGTCAGCGCGAAGCGTTGGCGGTAAAAACGGTGACGCCGGTTGTGCCGCGTAAAGCGGTAGTGGCTGATGGCGGGGATAACTGGGAAACGTTTTAATTGCCACAAAAAATGCCCGATAAGCGATGACTTATCGGGCAAGGGGAGATTACTCTTTATGCGGATCGCTAATGGGTTGATGTACCATGAAGATGTACGCCAGCGCGCCTGCTGCGGTGACGCAACCGCAGATGAGCAGCGCCAGACGGAATGAGTGAGTGGTATCGACAATAAAACCGGTAATAATCGGTGCTAATGAGGCACACATGAAGCTGGCAAAGTTCTGGATACTGCCCACTGACGCAGCCATGCGAGAAGCGACCGCTACGTGAACCAGCCCCCAGCAGGAGGTTCCAGCAAAGTGAAGGCAGAACAGCGCCATGCCAATCAGCAGAACCGCACTCATGGGGGTTGTCGCTTGTGGTACTACCAGAGTAAAGGCGGCTGAAATGAACATCCCGGTAACAATACAGAGCTTACGGTTCTTAATCGGCTTCATCCCGCCTTTGACCAGCCAGTCGGTCACATATCCGTTGAGTAGCATCCCGATCCCACCAAACAGGAAAGGTATTGCTGCCATCAAGCCCGTGCTTTTTAAATCCAGGTGATAGACTGTTTGCAGGTAACCTGGCAACCAGGCAATGTACAACCACCCCGCATAGTTCATACCACTGAAACCGAGCATCATTCCCCACATTGTGCGGTTACGAAACAGGCTGCGCCATTCGGCAAAAGTGAGTGGGTCGCGGCGGGTATTGACGCTACCGGCGTTGAGATAGGTTTGTTCAGCGGCGGTCAGCACCACCTGCTCGCGGTTGCGATAGAACATAAACCAGGCGATGGCGAGAAAAATGCCCAGTAAGCCGATGGTTATAAACATCCCACGCCAGCCGATGGCCAGCATTATCGCCGCCAGAATCGGCGGGCTTATGGCAATACCAATGACGGAGGCCGCGTTGAAAAAGCCCATCGGGCGTCCACGTTCTTTGATGTTGTACCAGTCGTTAATCACTTTAACACCGCACGGGTTCATGGGAGCCTCACCGATCCCCATACCTATGCGCATCAGCACGAACTGCGCCAGGCTGTGCACCATGCCAGACATTGCCTGGAACAGCGACCAGACGATCATCCCTAGCCCCAGCATCAGGCGTGGGCCTTTGCGGTCCAGCAGTATGCCTGCGGGCAATTGCGCAATCCCATAAGAGAGCGAGAACACGGAGAGTAAAGCGCCCATCTCGGTGGCGTTTAACCCCAGCTCTCCACGAATAGTTACATTTGCTACCGACAGCGAACTGCGATCGAGAAA
It encodes:
- a CDS encoding MFS transporter, which codes for MEKENITLDPHSSFRSSSSVDIPVPPNGLIQRSPRIKHIQTTAMLLLFIAAVINFLDRSSLSVANVTIRGELGLNATEMGALLSVFSLSYGIAQLPAGILLDRKGPRLMLGLGMIVWSLFQAMSGMVHSLAQFVLMRIGMGIGEAPMNPCGVKVINDWYNIKERGRPMGFFNAASVIGIAISPPILAAIMLAIGWRGMFITIGLLGIFLAIAWFMFYRNREQVVLTAAEQTYLNAGSVNTRRDPLTFAEWRSLFRNRTMWGMMLGFSGMNYAGWLYIAWLPGYLQTVYHLDLKSTGLMAAIPFLFGGIGMLLNGYVTDWLVKGGMKPIKNRKLCIVTGMFISAAFTLVVPQATTPMSAVLLIGMALFCLHFAGTSCWGLVHVAVASRMAASVGSIQNFASFMCASLAPIITGFIVDTTHSFRLALLICGCVTAAGALAYIFMVHQPISDPHKE
- the btsT gene encoding pyruvate/proton symporter BtsT: MDTKKIFKHIPWVILGIIGAFCLAVVALRRGEHVSALWIVVASVSVYLVAYRYYSLYIAQKVMKLDPTRATPAVINNDGLNYVPTNRYVLFGHHFAAIAGAGPLVGPVLAAQMGYLPGTLWLLAGVVLAGAVQDFMVLFISSRRNGASLGEMIKEEMGPVPGTIALFGCFLIMIIILAVLALIVVKALAESPWGVFTVCSTVPIALFMGIYMRFIRPGRVGEVSVIGIVLLVASIYFGGVIAHDPYWGPALTFKDTTITFALIGYAFVSALLPVWLILAPRDYLATFLKIGVIVGLALGIVVLNPELKMPAMTQYIDGTGPLWKGALFPFLFITIACGAVSGFHALISSGTTPKLLANETDARFIGYGAMLMESFVAIMALVAASIIEPGLYFAMNTPPAGLGITMPNLHEMGGENAPIIMAQLKDVTAHAAATVSSWGFVISPEQILQTAKDIGEPSVLNRAGGAPTLAVGIAHVFHKVLPMADMGFWYHFGILFEALFILTALDAGTRSGRFMLQDLLGNFIPFLKKTDSLVAGIIGTAGCVGLWGYLLYQGVVDPLGGVKSLWPLFGISNQMLAAVALVLGTVVLIKMKRTQYIWVTVVPAVWLLICTTWALGLKLFSTNPQMEGFFYMASQYKEKIANGTDLTAQQIANMNHIVVNNYTNAGLSILFLIVVYSIIFYGFKTWLKVRNSDKRTDKETPYVPIPEGGVKISSHH
- the tsr gene encoding methyl-accepting chemotaxis protein — encoded protein: MLKRIRIVTSLLLVLAVFGLLQLTSGSLFFNALKKDKENLSVLQTIRQQQSTLNGSWVALLQTRNTLNRAGIRYMMDQNNIGSGSTVAELMQSATISLKHAEKDWADYEALPRNLHQSTAAATEIKRNYDIYHNALAELIQLLGAGKINEFFDQPTQGYQDGFEKQYMAYMQQNDRLYDIAVADNNAAFNQAMWVLAGVLIVVLAVIFVVWFGIKTSLVAPMNRLIDNIRHIAGGDLVKPIEVDGSNEVGQLAESLRHMQSELVRTVGDVRNGANAIYSGASEIATGNNDLSSRTEQQAASLEETAASMEQLTATVKQNAENARQASHLALSASETAQRGGNVVDSVVQTMRDISTSSQKIADIISVIDGIAFQTNILALNAAVEAARAGEQGRGFAVVAGEVRNLAQRSAQAAREIKSLIEDSVGKVDVGSTLVESAGETMAEIVSAVTRVTDIMGEIASASDEQSRGIDQVGLAVVEMDRVTQQNAALVEESAAAAAALEEQASRLTEAVAVFRIQQEQQRQREALAVKTVTPVVPRKAVVADGGDNWETF